The DNA region ACATCTATGCTTATTAAAGCCTCTGTTTTCTGGATTACTAAATATCCACCACAATCCAATCTTACTTCCTCTTTTAAAGCATTCTCTATCTCTCTTTCCACTCCATAAATCTCAAAAATACCTTTATTTTCATCAGTAAATAACTTTATCTTTGTTTTTAATGTTTTTTCACTAAAAGCATTTATATAGTCTATAACTTCCCAATAGACTTCTTCATTATCTACAATAAGCTCATCTATATCATTTGAAAAAATATCTCTCAAAACTGTTGCTACTATTCCATTATCCTTATAAAGTACCTCTCCTATTTTAGCAGTACTTGTTTTTTTATCAATATCTTCCCATTTTTTTACTAAATACTCCATCTCTCTTTCGAAATGAAAAATAGTCTTATCTTGAGCAGCTGTTCTAATTATCACTCCCATATTTTCAGGTTTTAATTCCCCTACAAGCTCCTCTAATCTTTTTCTTTCTTCTTCATCTTTTATCTTTTTAGATATAGCTATATGATTATTATTTGGCATCAATACTAAATATTTTCCTGGAATGGTATAGTGAGTTGTAACTCTAGCTCCTTTAGTCCCTCTTGGCTCATTTAAAACTTGAACCACAACCTCATCTCCAACTGTTAATATATCTTCAATTGGTCTATCACTATTACATATTCCATCTAAATATTTTTCTTCAAACTCTCTTAAATCGTTTACATACAAAAAAGCATTTTTCTCTAATCCTATATTTACAAAGGCTGACTCCATTCCCGGAAGAACATTAGCTACCTTTCCCTTATAGATATTTGAGTTTATTCTTCTCTCTTCCTCCCTCTCTATAAGGATCTCTACTACCTTTCCATCTTCTATTATAGCTGCTCTTGATTGAAACTCATCTATGTTGATTACTATTTGATTCATCTATTTTAACTCTCCTCTAAGTACATCTAACCTAGAATATTTTTTTCCATTTACAACTATATTATCTTTTTCAATCGAATTATCTATCTTTATATTAAAATATTCTTTTAGTCTTACTCTATTTGCTTTTTTTATTCCAACGATTTTAGATATATCTTTTTCATTTGCTATTATTTCTAATTTTCTCTCTTCAGCTATAATTTTCTTTAAAAAATCATAATAAATTTCTGTTTCAACTAACTCTCTAAAAGCTGGATGAAATGGACCACTTAATACTACTCCATCCTCTCTTAAATCCTCACTTGGTTGTAAGCCAACTCTGATTATATTTATATTATTACTTTCCAAAAGAGCATATATCTTTCTAGTTCTCTCTATTGCTCCCTCTAGTGATAATGGTAAATACTCTCCATCTAAAAACATTTTCTCCATTTTAGTATTTTTTATTACTAAAGTAGGATATATTCTTACCATATCAGGTTTCATACTTAGTGCTTTCACAGCTGTTTCATAATCATTTTCATCTGTTGATTGTGGTAAACCAATCATCAGCTGTATTCCTAATTCTATTCCATATTTTTTTATTGTTTTACAAGCTTCTTCAACAACACTTACTGGGTAATATCTTTCGGTTGCTAATAAAACCTTCTCATCTAAAGATTGTACACCTAATTCTACAGAAGTTACCCCATATTTTTTTAATTGAGCTACTATCTCATCATTTATACAATCTGGTCTTGTAGATAACCTAATTCCAGCAATATCACCTTTTTTTATATATTCATATGCTGTCTTTAAGTATTCTTCTTGGAGTTTCATAGAGATCCCTGTAAAAGTTCCACCAAAGAAAGCCACTTCTTTCTTGGAATTCTTTGGAAGAGTTTCTAAGTACATCTCTATAGTATTCTTTAAATCCTCCATTGTAACATCTGTCTCTCTACCATTTATCTTTTTTTGATTACAAAATACACAAGAGTTAGGACATCCAAAATGACTTATAAATATTGGAATATTATAGTGCTTCATGAATCTTTACTCCTAACTTTTTACAAAGAGACTTAGCCGCTGCTTGCTCTGCTGTTTTCTTATTTTTTCCAGTTCCACTTTCTGTCTCTTCTTTATCTATACCATTATTAATTTTTACCTCTATCTCAAATATTTTTTGATGATCTGGACCTATCTCTCTAATTACAGAATACTCTGGAATAACCTTATATGTTTTTTGGCTATACTCTTGTAATATTGTTTTAAAATCTAAAATATCTTCATTACTATCTACATGATCAATTGCATCTTTTATATGTGTTAGTACAAATTTTTTAGCTGTTTCAAAATTTGAATCCATATATATAGCACCTAAAATAGCTTCAAAGGCATCTCCTAAAATTGAACTTCTCTCTCTTCCTCCAGTTAGCTCCTCTCCTCTACTAAGTAAAAGATATTTTCCTACCTCTAACTTTTTAGATATTCCTGCTAATACTGGTTCACTTACTACCATTGACTTTACCTTAGCTAAATCTCCCTCAGTTGAATCAGCATAACTTTTATACAAATATTCAGTAACAACAAGATCTAGAACTGCATCACCAAGCAGTTCTAGTCTCTCATTACTTATCTTTTTATATCTTCTATGCTCATTTCCAAAAGAACGATGAATAAGTGAATTTTTTAGAAGTTCTTTATTTTTAAAAGAATACCCTAGATTTTTTTCGAAATCCAAGTAGTTCTTCTTCATTATTTCCTCCTAAATTCTATTTAAACTTTTTCATAGCTATTACAGCGTTATGTCCTCCAAATCCTAATGAACTTGACATCGCTACATTTATCTCTTTCTCTATAGCTTTATTTGGTACATAATTTAAGTCACATTCTGCATCTGGATTATCATAGTTTATTGTTGGTGGAATAATTCCTTCTGATATAGCTTTAGCTATTATTACAGCCTCTATTCCTCCAGCTGCACCTAGTCCATGCCCTGTTGCTCCCTTAGTTGAAGATACCATTAAATCTTTAGCGTGCTCTCCAAATACTGATTTTATAGCTGCTGTTTCATTTCTATCATTTGCCGGTGTTGATGTCCCATGAGCATTGATATATGTTACATCTTCAAGAGCTATATTTCCCTCTTTAAGAGCCATTTTAAATGCTCTTGCTGCTCCCTCTCCACCATCTGCTGGAGCTGTTATATGGTAAGCATCACAAGTTTCTCCATATCCTATTACTTCAGCATATATCTTTGCTCCTCTAGCTTTCGCATGTTCTAATTCTTCAAGAATTAATATTCCTGCTCCCTCTCCCATTACAAATCCATCTCTATCTGCACTAAATGGTCTAGAAGCTTTTGTAGGCTCATCATTTCTTGTAGATAATGCTTTCATATTTGCAAAAGCGTTCATAGCAAATGGAGTTATTGAAGCCTCTGTTCCTCCTGCTATCATAACCTTTGCTCTTCCATTTTTTATCATTTCAAAAGCATCTCCAACTGAGTGAGTTCCTGCAGCACAAGCTGTAACAACTGATTTATTTGGTCCTTTTGCCCCAAAATAAATTCCTATATTACCAGATGCCATATTAGCTATCATTGCTGGAATAGTAAATGGAGATATTCTTTTTACTCCTTTTTCCATCATAGTTTGATGTTGAGCTTCAAATATTTCTATTCCTCCTATACCAGAAGATACAATTACTCCAATATCTTCAGCATTATTTTCATCTATTACTAATTTAGAATCCTCTAATGCCATTTTTGTTGCTGCTATAGCAAATTGAGTATTTCTTGCTAATTTCTTTACCTCTTTTTTCTCAATTCCAAATTCAACAGCATCAAAATCCTTTACCTCTGCTGCTATTTGCACTGGCATATCAGTTGAATCATACGACTCTATTCTTCCTACTCCTGTTTCCCCAGCAACTATTCTTCTCCAACTTTTTTCAATTCCTGTTCCTAGTGCAGTTATTAGTCCTATTCCTGTAACTACTACTCTATTCACAATATCACCTCATTTTATTTTACTATATATAAGTAACGGGGTACTTTCATACCCCGCCTTTTCTTATTTGATTTAATTATTTAGATTCGATATAATCAATAACGTCTTGAACTGTTTTGATTTTTTCTGCATCTGTATCAGGGATTT from Candidatus Fusobacterium pullicola includes:
- the rnc gene encoding ribonuclease III; protein product: MKKNYLDFEKNLGYSFKNKELLKNSLIHRSFGNEHRRYKKISNERLELLGDAVLDLVVTEYLYKSYADSTEGDLAKVKSMVVSEPVLAGISKKLEVGKYLLLSRGEELTGGRERSSILGDAFEAILGAIYMDSNFETAKKFVLTHIKDAIDHVDSNEDILDFKTILQEYSQKTYKVIPEYSVIREIGPDHQKIFEIEVKINNGIDKEETESGTGKNKKTAEQAAAKSLCKKLGVKIHEAL
- the fabF gene encoding beta-ketoacyl-ACP synthase II; the encoded protein is MNRVVVTGIGLITALGTGIEKSWRRIVAGETGVGRIESYDSTDMPVQIAAEVKDFDAVEFGIEKKEVKKLARNTQFAIAATKMALEDSKLVIDENNAEDIGVIVSSGIGGIEIFEAQHQTMMEKGVKRISPFTIPAMIANMASGNIGIYFGAKGPNKSVVTACAAGTHSVGDAFEMIKNGRAKVMIAGGTEASITPFAMNAFANMKALSTRNDEPTKASRPFSADRDGFVMGEGAGILILEELEHAKARGAKIYAEVIGYGETCDAYHITAPADGGEGAARAFKMALKEGNIALEDVTYINAHGTSTPANDRNETAAIKSVFGEHAKDLMVSSTKGATGHGLGAAGGIEAVIIAKAISEGIIPPTINYDNPDAECDLNYVPNKAIEKEINVAMSSSLGFGGHNAVIAMKKFK
- a CDS encoding radical SAM protein; protein product: MKHYNIPIFISHFGCPNSCVFCNQKKINGRETDVTMEDLKNTIEMYLETLPKNSKKEVAFFGGTFTGISMKLQEEYLKTAYEYIKKGDIAGIRLSTRPDCINDEIVAQLKKYGVTSVELGVQSLDEKVLLATERYYPVSVVEEACKTIKKYGIELGIQLMIGLPQSTDENDYETAVKALSMKPDMVRIYPTLVIKNTKMEKMFLDGEYLPLSLEGAIERTRKIYALLESNNINIIRVGLQPSEDLREDGVVLSGPFHPAFRELVETEIYYDFLKKIIAEERKLEIIANEKDISKIVGIKKANRVRLKEYFNIKIDNSIEKDNIVVNGKKYSRLDVLRGELK
- a CDS encoding Rne/Rng family ribonuclease, producing the protein MNQIVINIDEFQSRAAIIEDGKVVEILIEREEERRINSNIYKGKVANVLPGMESAFVNIGLEKNAFLYVNDLREFEEKYLDGICNSDRPIEDILTVGDEVVVQVLNEPRGTKGARVTTHYTIPGKYLVLMPNNNHIAISKKIKDEEERKRLEELVGELKPENMGVIIRTAAQDKTIFHFEREMEYLVKKWEDIDKKTSTAKIGEVLYKDNGIVATVLRDIFSNDIDELIVDNEEVYWEVIDYINAFSEKTLKTKIKLFTDENKGIFEIYGVEREIENALKEEVRLDCGGYLVIQKTEALISIDVNTGKNTGSYNLEQTVLNTNLEAAREIPRQLRLRNFGGIIIIDFIDMRLEEDKIKVLEELEKNLSKDRIKNNIVHFTDLGLIEMTRKRTGKPLYSYFQERCPMCDGTGKIKSKDATIHEIIAEIKECVKDEDIGTIKVILSKKLKVDFKELYFEFVDEYVKNRKKKLLLEENGQNDYSYEIVLMK